A genome region from Pirellulales bacterium includes the following:
- a CDS encoding tetratricopeptide repeat protein: MRSRHMRWAAALLAAGSLGIGQFAFAHGGGGGGGGGGHGGGGGGHGGGGFGGGHGGFGGGHGGFGGYGGGFGGYGGGMGHSGGFYGGGMGGVGHGYSSPGTHSPGSIGHIGGSNIGGVGSHSATSAHSMSHINQSIMSNGAGHHAGQGHTAGTLGQASHLTGLSHGNSATGTHNHSQFLANHGTHTAGFRGANSQLTGNAAHNGNLANGMHNNGMHHNGNWNHNGNWNHHGNNFNRNGFFSPFFFGGFWPWWGFGYGYNNWNRNAWPYWYGYGYPFFGYPFLGMWGLYGGYGGYGGGYGYGGYGNGYPYYAYNAYGTYGTDELADASQVAQQPTDAQIGEFAAAGETDFKSSNFESAVRDWRHAILDDPSNGTLVMMLAQALFATGKFDEAAGAVQQGMQMLPEDQWGVVVKNYTELYPKVGEYTNQLRALEKAVKESPDSPALRFLVGYHYGFLGYPQDGMRQLEKAQTLAPQDEMAKRLFEQFKAKEKDDKPTAKKGNAELPAQAKAGQPTF, from the coding sequence ATGCGATCTCGACACATGCGATGGGCGGCCGCGCTATTGGCCGCCGGATCCCTGGGTATAGGGCAGTTTGCATTCGCTCATGGTGGCGGTGGCGGAGGCGGTGGCGGCGGACATGGTGGAGGCGGTGGTGGGCACGGCGGTGGCGGATTCGGCGGTGGCCACGGCGGATTCGGTGGTGGTCACGGTGGCTTTGGCGGCTACGGAGGGGGCTTCGGTGGCTACGGCGGTGGCATGGGTCACTCCGGCGGCTTCTACGGCGGTGGCATGGGCGGGGTGGGCCACGGCTATTCGTCGCCAGGCACGCACAGCCCGGGCTCGATCGGCCACATCGGTGGTAGCAACATCGGCGGCGTCGGCTCCCACAGTGCGACCAGTGCCCACTCGATGTCGCACATCAACCAATCGATCATGAGCAATGGCGCGGGCCATCACGCGGGACAAGGCCATACGGCCGGCACGCTGGGACAAGCGAGTCACCTGACCGGCTTGAGCCACGGCAACTCGGCGACCGGTACGCACAATCATTCTCAGTTCCTTGCCAACCATGGGACGCACACTGCGGGCTTCCGCGGCGCTAACTCCCAACTGACTGGTAACGCTGCCCATAACGGCAACCTGGCCAATGGCATGCACAACAACGGCATGCACCATAACGGCAACTGGAACCACAACGGAAATTGGAATCACCACGGGAACAATTTCAATCGCAACGGCTTCTTTTCGCCGTTCTTTTTCGGTGGTTTCTGGCCGTGGTGGGGTTTCGGCTACGGCTACAACAATTGGAACCGCAACGCCTGGCCCTACTGGTATGGCTACGGCTATCCGTTCTTCGGCTATCCGTTCCTAGGCATGTGGGGACTGTACGGCGGCTACGGCGGATATGGCGGGGGTTACGGATACGGTGGCTACGGCAATGGGTATCCCTACTATGCCTACAACGCGTACGGTACGTACGGGACCGACGAGTTGGCCGACGCGAGCCAGGTTGCGCAACAACCTACCGATGCACAGATTGGCGAGTTCGCAGCTGCCGGCGAAACCGACTTCAAATCCTCCAACTTCGAATCCGCAGTGCGCGATTGGCGCCATGCGATCCTCGACGATCCTTCGAACGGCACGCTCGTGATGATGCTGGCCCAGGCTCTGTTTGCCACCGGCAAATTCGACGAAGCGGCCGGCGCCGTGCAACAAGGCATGCAGATGCTGCCTGAGGATCAGTGGGGTGTGGTCGTGAAAAACTACACCGAGCTGTACCCCAAGGTGGGCGAGTACACGAACCAGCTGCGGGCGCTCGAGAAGGCGGTCAAGGAGAGTCCAGACTCACCCGCCTTGCGGTTCCTGGTCGGCTACCATTACGGGTTCCTTGGGTACCCGCAAGACGGTATGAGACAACTAGAGAAGGCCCAGACGCTCGCGCCGCAGGACGAGATGGCGAAGCGGCTGTTCGAGCAGTTCAAAGCCAAGGAAAAGGACGACAAGCCGACGGCCAAGAAGGGGAACGCCGAGTTGCCCGCCCAGGCCAAAGCCGGACAGCCGACGTTCTAA
- a CDS encoding peptidase — MRSRHGLQLAAVALGLVTSLVAPSQAARLALKDGRIIEGNIAQLLTISNKPQKPKNDGAPAPKLILLCDDGLRRTYFCKYMLTLDGLLEGNTSEPPERFILKNQSVAEAGSRITAVGPMRRISPFDEWGRRTIEMSTEKRNVTIFQGITEITPNWTRVQGLHLPDSTAYVWDQRLATTTLPPELLAKILQRQINPKNIDQRLKIVRLYLQMERYQEAQQELTQIIKDFPEHADQFARTERELAQRSAQRMFNEIQLRRASGQHQFAMHWLTNFPHEGVAGEILQKVKQTLEGYQAEFARGKQIMAKIDEYLAAVQDTKLREKLRQARDEIVAELNLNTIDRMTAFEQSIDDEATPSDEKLALAISGWLMGSNQALRKLPVAASLFSTREKVRNYLEESIKPKRDEILRSLDAEEGSTVDYVTHLVANMLPTRETPEADTEAPGFYEISIDGVEDRQPVTYYVQLPPEYDPHRLYPTVVTLNGSGSTAKQQVDWWAGSPAPGGGRAGQAGRYGYIVIAPVWAKEQQTAYTYSLDEHMAVLHALRDACRHFAIDTDRVFLSGHSMGGDAAWDIGLAHPDMWAGIIPIVASADRYVKHYWNEGRIVPLYVIEGEMDGDRIARNAEFFDKCLTTSGMNFTLVEFQGRGHEHFSDEILRIFDWMGRLKRDFARKAFSGYTMRSWDNFFWWVEIADLPPKMLVDPLDWPLPSGSRAAETTASVNANNGIHVKTPADRVTIWLSPEVVDFKRKITLSVNARAIKTAPDIEPSLSVLLEDVRTRVARLHPFWAKIQTPGGRVNVADAGGPPVRDGSQRGGKN, encoded by the coding sequence ATGAGGTCGCGGCACGGACTGCAGCTGGCCGCCGTCGCCCTGGGACTGGTGACCTCTCTCGTCGCGCCGAGTCAGGCGGCCCGGCTGGCCCTCAAGGACGGGCGCATCATCGAGGGCAACATCGCGCAGCTGCTCACGATCTCGAACAAGCCGCAAAAGCCCAAGAACGACGGGGCGCCCGCGCCCAAGCTGATTCTGTTGTGTGACGACGGGCTGCGGCGCACTTATTTCTGCAAATACATGCTGACGCTCGACGGCCTCTTGGAAGGTAATACTTCCGAACCGCCGGAGCGTTTCATCTTGAAAAATCAATCGGTTGCCGAAGCCGGCTCGCGCATTACGGCGGTGGGGCCGATGCGTCGCATATCCCCCTTTGACGAGTGGGGCCGGCGCACGATCGAGATGTCCACCGAAAAACGCAATGTCACGATCTTTCAAGGCATCACCGAGATCACGCCCAACTGGACCCGGGTCCAAGGGCTGCACTTGCCGGACTCGACGGCGTACGTCTGGGATCAACGTCTGGCAACGACCACGCTGCCGCCCGAATTGCTCGCCAAGATTCTCCAGCGGCAGATCAATCCCAAGAACATCGATCAGCGGCTGAAGATTGTGCGGCTCTATCTGCAGATGGAGCGCTACCAAGAAGCGCAGCAGGAGCTGACCCAGATCATCAAGGATTTCCCCGAACACGCCGACCAGTTTGCCCGCACCGAGCGCGAACTAGCGCAGCGTTCGGCACAGCGGATGTTCAATGAGATCCAGCTGCGCCGCGCGTCCGGACAACATCAGTTCGCGATGCACTGGCTGACGAACTTCCCGCACGAAGGAGTAGCTGGCGAAATCCTGCAAAAGGTCAAACAAACCCTGGAGGGATACCAGGCCGAGTTCGCGCGCGGCAAGCAGATCATGGCCAAGATCGACGAGTACCTGGCCGCGGTCCAAGACACCAAACTGCGTGAAAAGCTTCGCCAGGCTCGCGACGAAATCGTGGCCGAGTTGAATCTCAATACGATCGACCGCATGACCGCGTTCGAGCAATCGATCGACGACGAGGCCACGCCGTCGGACGAGAAACTGGCCCTGGCCATTAGCGGCTGGCTGATGGGCAGCAATCAGGCATTGCGTAAATTGCCTGTCGCGGCCTCGTTGTTCAGCACCCGCGAAAAGGTGCGCAACTACCTGGAAGAATCGATCAAGCCCAAGCGCGACGAAATCCTGCGCAGCCTCGACGCCGAGGAAGGTTCGACCGTCGACTACGTGACTCATCTGGTGGCCAACATGCTGCCGACGCGCGAAACGCCCGAGGCCGACACCGAAGCTCCCGGCTTCTACGAGATCTCGATCGATGGCGTCGAAGATCGTCAGCCGGTCACTTATTACGTGCAGCTGCCGCCGGAGTACGACCCGCACCGTTTGTATCCCACGGTTGTCACGCTCAATGGCAGCGGCTCAACCGCCAAGCAACAAGTCGATTGGTGGGCCGGCTCTCCCGCGCCCGGCGGCGGTCGAGCGGGCCAGGCCGGACGCTACGGATACATTGTCATCGCGCCGGTGTGGGCCAAAGAGCAACAAACGGCCTACACCTATTCCCTCGACGAGCACATGGCCGTGCTGCACGCGCTACGCGATGCCTGCCGGCATTTCGCCATCGACACGGATCGAGTGTTTCTCTCTGGTCATTCGATGGGGGGCGACGCGGCCTGGGACATTGGACTGGCGCACCCCGACATGTGGGCCGGCATCATTCCGATCGTGGCTTCGGCCGATCGTTATGTGAAGCATTATTGGAACGAGGGGCGAATCGTTCCGTTGTACGTGATCGAAGGAGAAATGGACGGCGACCGCATCGCACGCAACGCCGAGTTCTTTGACAAATGCCTGACGACGAGCGGCATGAACTTTACGCTGGTCGAGTTTCAGGGGCGCGGGCACGAGCACTTTTCCGACGAGATTCTGCGCATCTTCGATTGGATGGGACGACTGAAACGCGACTTTGCCCGCAAGGCATTCTCAGGTTATACGATGCGCTCGTGGGATAACTTCTTCTGGTGGGTCGAGATCGCCGATCTGCCGCCGAAGATGCTCGTCGATCCGCTAGATTGGCCCCTCCCCTCAGGGAGCCGCGCGGCCGAAACAACCGCCAGCGTGAACGCCAACAATGGAATTCACGTCAAGACGCCGGCCGACCGCGTGACGATCTGGCTGTCGCCGGAGGTCGTCGATTTCAAACGCAAAATCACGCTCAGCGTGAATGCGCGCGCGATCAAAACCGCGCCCGACATCGAACCCAGCCTGAGCGTGCTGCTGGAAGATGTGCGGACGCGCGTAGCCCGACTGCACCCGTTCTGGGCCAAGATTCAAACGCCGGGCGGCCGGGTGAATGTGGCTGATGCCGGCGGTCCACCCGTCCGGGACGGATCTCAACGCGGCGGCAAGAATTAG
- a CDS encoding PQQ-binding-like beta-propeller repeat protein gives MLKSPGYAILCRLPINCRVLTLVMVVVAGCLPARAADWPQFRGPDGQGHSAETALPISWSETENIVWKTPILGLGWSSPVIRNEQIWITTAILDPASLRALCLDAKSGQVVYDVEVFKKDDLGPIHTKNSHASPTPIIEDDRVYVHFGSHGTACLTTRGEVLWRNQEMVYDHRHGPAGSPVIWHDLLIVSCDGTDKQFVVALDKKTGEIRWRTDRSGRMAYCTPLAIRVDGVDQIVSPGGDQVVGYAPTTGEELWRFRYDGYSVVPRPVFGHGLVFVSSSYDSPVLYAIRPGHGDITETGAAWSLRRGAPHNPSPLLIGDELYIVSDVGVATCLDAVSGDQHWQSRLGGGFSASPLAAEGRIYFTNEEGLTTVMEAGTEVKKLSENQVEGRTLASLATSDHALFLRTDLALYRIQAK, from the coding sequence GTGCTCAAATCACCAGGCTACGCGATCCTTTGTCGGTTGCCGATCAACTGTCGCGTACTGACGCTTGTCATGGTCGTCGTGGCAGGATGCTTGCCAGCCCGTGCTGCCGACTGGCCCCAGTTCCGCGGCCCCGATGGGCAGGGGCATTCTGCCGAGACGGCTCTACCAATCAGCTGGAGCGAAACCGAAAACATCGTCTGGAAGACGCCCATTTTAGGATTGGGCTGGTCGTCCCCGGTTATTCGCAATGAACAAATCTGGATCACTACCGCGATCCTCGATCCAGCTTCGTTGCGAGCGCTCTGTCTCGATGCAAAGTCAGGCCAGGTGGTCTACGACGTCGAAGTCTTCAAAAAAGACGACCTCGGGCCCATTCACACCAAGAACAGCCATGCGTCGCCGACGCCGATCATCGAAGATGATCGTGTTTACGTACACTTTGGCAGCCACGGAACGGCCTGCCTAACGACGCGCGGCGAGGTCCTGTGGCGCAACCAGGAGATGGTCTACGACCACCGGCACGGCCCGGCTGGTTCGCCAGTCATTTGGCATGACTTGCTGATCGTCAGCTGCGACGGCACCGACAAGCAGTTCGTCGTCGCCCTGGACAAGAAGACGGGCGAGATCCGCTGGCGCACGGATCGCAGCGGGCGCATGGCCTATTGCACGCCGCTGGCCATACGAGTCGATGGCGTGGATCAGATTGTCAGCCCCGGGGGCGACCAGGTTGTCGGATACGCTCCGACAACCGGTGAGGAACTCTGGCGTTTCCGCTACGACGGGTACTCGGTCGTGCCGCGGCCGGTATTTGGTCACGGGCTGGTCTTCGTCAGCTCCAGCTATGATTCGCCCGTGCTGTACGCCATTCGCCCTGGACATGGCGATATTACAGAAACCGGGGCGGCATGGTCGTTACGTCGCGGGGCGCCGCACAATCCGTCGCCGCTGTTGATCGGCGACGAGTTGTACATCGTCAGTGACGTGGGAGTGGCCACTTGCCTGGACGCCGTCTCTGGCGACCAACACTGGCAATCGCGACTGGGGGGCGGCTTTTCGGCCTCGCCCCTGGCGGCCGAGGGACGCATCTATTTCACCAACGAAGAAGGCCTGACCACGGTCATGGAGGCCGGCACTGAGGTGAAAAAACTGTCGGAAAACCAGGTCGAAGGGCGCACACTGGCATCTCTGGCGACTTCGGACCACGCCCTGTTCTTACGGACCGACCTGGCGCTGTATCGCATCCAGGCCAAATAG